Proteins encoded in a region of the Enterococcus gilvus ATCC BAA-350 genome:
- a CDS encoding cysteine desulfurase family protein, with protein MIYFDNSATTAIYPLALDTYVKTSQRIMGNPSSLHDLGTQATRLLQQARNQIAELLHVEAKEIFFTSGGTEGDNWVLKGTAIAKKEYGNHLIISSVEHPAVSRTAGQLKELGFEVSIAPVDEKGFVQVDKLAALIRPETILVSVMGVNNEIGAIQPIEAISEVLEKYPTIHFHVDAVQAIGKVDENKWFTPRVDFATFSAHKFHGPRGVGFIYWKSGRKLAPLLNGGGQESGQRATTENLPAIVAMSRALRLHLEKKAERPDHTALIRQYLKEALSSYEKVTVFSGNEHFAPHILTFGIKGIRGEVLVHALEEKQIFVSTTSACSSRKKVDSSTLHAMNVPHDTATTAVRVSLDEANTMAEAEQFMVVFNHLYEKFSKIN; from the coding sequence ATGATTTATTTTGATAATAGTGCAACGACGGCCATTTATCCGTTGGCACTTGATACATATGTTAAGACCAGTCAACGTATCATGGGCAATCCGTCGAGTCTCCATGATTTAGGAACGCAGGCGACACGATTACTGCAACAGGCACGCAATCAAATCGCTGAACTGCTGCACGTGGAGGCAAAGGAGATTTTCTTTACAAGCGGTGGCACAGAAGGCGACAATTGGGTACTTAAAGGAACAGCAATTGCAAAAAAAGAGTATGGCAATCACCTAATTATCTCTAGTGTGGAGCATCCAGCAGTTAGCCGCACAGCAGGGCAATTAAAAGAGCTCGGCTTCGAGGTGAGTATTGCACCTGTTGATGAGAAGGGGTTTGTGCAAGTAGACAAGCTTGCTGCATTGATCCGTCCAGAAACAATCCTAGTTTCCGTTATGGGTGTCAACAACGAGATTGGTGCTATTCAACCGATCGAAGCCATCAGTGAAGTATTAGAAAAGTATCCCACCATCCATTTTCACGTAGATGCGGTCCAAGCAATCGGAAAAGTGGACGAAAATAAATGGTTCACGCCTCGGGTCGATTTTGCTACTTTTTCGGCACATAAATTTCACGGACCTCGAGGTGTTGGATTTATTTACTGGAAATCAGGACGAAAATTAGCACCGCTCTTAAATGGTGGCGGACAAGAGAGTGGACAACGAGCAACCACGGAGAATCTTCCCGCGATCGTAGCTATGAGTCGAGCCTTGCGATTACATCTTGAGAAAAAGGCAGAGAGACCGGATCACACTGCGCTCATTCGCCAGTATTTAAAAGAAGCACTCTCAAGTTATGAGAAAGTAACGGTTTTTTCGGGAAACGAACATTTTGCGCCTCATATTTTGACCTTTGGAATCAAGGGGATTCGCGGGGAAGTTCTTGTGCATGCCCTTGAGGAGAAGCAAATTTTTGTATCCACAACAAGTGCTTGCTCTAGTCGGAAAAAAGTCGACAGTTCGACCTTGCATGCGATGAATGTTCCCCATGATACGGCGACAACGGCGGTTCGTGTAAGCTTGGATGAAGCGAATACGATGGCAGAAGCGGAACAATTCATGGTGGTATTCAATCATCTCTATGAAAAATTTTCAAAAATCAATTAA
- a CDS encoding redox-sensing transcriptional repressor Rex, producing MERIIQKPQLSKATTKRLSLYLRYLKGLEKNGVTRVKSSELSKMIQVGSATIRRDFSHFGELGRSGYGYNVSDLIKVFSDMLETKEEKRIALIGCGNLGQALLNNNFRRNENLTIVCAFDNDPEKIGKEICGYPVFSIEEMDEVLAKEKITVAISTVPSQNAQKAIDQLVDNGITAILNFAPDPLNVPDNVHVHYIDLTSELQTLIYFDGQ from the coding sequence ATGGAGCGGATCATTCAAAAACCACAATTATCAAAAGCTACAACAAAAAGATTATCTTTGTATTTGCGTTATTTGAAAGGATTGGAAAAAAATGGTGTTACCCGTGTCAAATCTTCTGAACTGAGTAAAATGATCCAAGTCGGTTCAGCGACGATTCGCCGCGACTTTTCCCATTTTGGTGAACTGGGCCGCAGCGGCTATGGCTACAATGTCAGCGACTTGATCAAAGTTTTCAGTGATATGCTGGAGACCAAAGAAGAGAAGCGGATCGCCTTGATCGGCTGTGGTAATTTGGGCCAAGCCTTGCTGAACAATAATTTTCGACGGAATGAGAATTTGACGATCGTCTGTGCCTTTGACAATGATCCTGAAAAAATTGGAAAAGAGATTTGCGGGTATCCTGTTTTTTCAATTGAAGAAATGGACGAGGTGCTGGCAAAAGAAAAAATCACCGTTGCCATCTCGACGGTGCCTAGCCAAAATGCACAAAAAGCGATTGATCAATTGGTGGACAACGGAATTACCGCCATTTTGAATTTTGCACCGGACCCATTAAACGTCCCTGACAATGTTCATGTCCATTACATTGATTTGACATCGGAATTGCAGACGTTGATTTATTTTGATGGACAGTAG
- a CDS encoding bifunctional folylpolyglutamate synthase/dihydrofolate synthase produces the protein MTIDEAIAWIHSRKKFGSRPGLDRIQALLDKVENPEKKVPVIHIAGTNGKGSTVAYLRSIFIEAGVTVGSFTSPYIEEFNERIAIDAQPIPDSALIHYVEKYQPIVADLDDQPAIGGITEFEILTAIMLDYFAEEAVDVAIVEVGLGGLLDSTNVVSPILTAITTIGYDHMEILGDTLNEIAQQKAGIIKKNIPVVTGNITKGPLIEIVEKAVAETAKIYRYGEEYQVDYLRPDPNWGELFSFTDSAGKLTSLKVPLLGRHQVENAGVAIMLYHLYCEGQGLPFEERTIQKGLANAQWPARMEKISDEPLIVMDGAHNGHAIKRLAENMKREFRGYTIRILFSALETKDVDQMLSLLSEIPNAHIYLTTFEYPKALDLSRFDKSDSRFDVVSLWQFGLGELLEDMGADDLLLITGSLYFVSEVRQLLLNLGGKNEKS, from the coding sequence TTGACGATAGATGAAGCGATTGCTTGGATTCACAGTCGAAAAAAATTTGGATCACGTCCAGGTTTAGACCGTATCCAAGCCTTACTAGATAAAGTAGAGAACCCAGAAAAAAAAGTTCCTGTCATTCATATCGCTGGGACGAACGGGAAAGGTTCTACAGTTGCCTATTTACGCAGTATCTTCATAGAGGCAGGTGTGACGGTCGGGAGTTTTACCTCCCCTTATATTGAAGAGTTCAACGAACGAATCGCGATCGACGCGCAGCCGATTCCTGATTCTGCTCTGATTCATTATGTAGAAAAATACCAGCCTATTGTTGCTGACCTGGATGACCAGCCGGCTATTGGTGGAATCACGGAATTCGAGATTTTAACTGCGATCATGCTGGATTACTTTGCAGAGGAAGCAGTAGATGTCGCGATCGTTGAAGTTGGGTTGGGCGGTTTGTTAGATTCCACGAATGTCGTATCGCCTATTTTGACTGCGATTACGACGATTGGTTATGATCATATGGAGATTTTGGGAGATACCTTAAATGAGATTGCTCAGCAAAAGGCAGGGATCATCAAAAAAAATATCCCTGTCGTTACTGGAAACATCACAAAAGGGCCTTTGATTGAAATCGTGGAAAAAGCGGTCGCTGAAACAGCAAAGATCTATCGTTACGGGGAAGAATATCAGGTAGATTATTTGCGACCTGATCCGAACTGGGGCGAGTTGTTTAGTTTTACAGATTCAGCAGGAAAGCTAACGTCGTTGAAAGTTCCGCTGTTGGGCCGTCATCAAGTTGAAAATGCGGGGGTGGCGATCATGTTGTATCATCTGTATTGTGAAGGGCAAGGTTTGCCTTTTGAAGAAAGAACGATACAAAAAGGATTGGCAAACGCGCAATGGCCTGCTCGTATGGAAAAAATCAGTGACGAACCCTTGATCGTGATGGATGGCGCGCATAATGGCCATGCCATCAAACGACTGGCAGAAAATATGAAGCGAGAATTTCGAGGATACACTATCCGAATTCTGTTCTCTGCATTGGAGACAAAGGATGTGGATCAAATGTTGTCGCTGCTTTCAGAAATTCCTAATGCACATATTTATTTAACGACGTTTGAGTACCCAAAGGCGTTGGATCTTAGCCGCTTCGATAAATCAGACAGCCGTTTTGACGTTGTCTCACTCTGGCAATTTGGCTTAGGCGAATTGCTAGAAGATATGGGAGCTGACGATCTATTATTAATTACTGGATCACTGTACTTCGTTTCTGAAGTGCGTCAATTATTATTAAACTTAGGAGGTAAGAATGAAAAAAGTTAA
- a CDS encoding valine--tRNA ligase → MTENLPTKFNPQEVEAGRYQKWLDQDLFKPSEDKQAKPYSIVIPPPNVTGKLHLGHAWDTTLQDMIIRQKRMQGFDTLWLPGMDHAGIATQAKVEEKLREQGISRYDLGREKFVDQVWEWKEEYAGHIREQWAKLGLSLDYGRERFTLDDGLSDAVRKVFVSLYEKDLIYRGEYIINWDPQAKTALSDIEVIHKDVEGAFYHVSYPLADGSGVLEIATTRPETMLGDTAIAVHPEDERYQALIGKKAILPLLNKEIPIIADSYVDREFGTGAVKITPAHDPNDFEVGNRHDLPRVNVMNPDGSMNELAGKYAGMDRFEARKMIVADLKEIGRLIKVEKMVHSVGHSERTGVVVEPRLSTQWFVKMGPLSDQAVKNQSTENAVEFFPPRFNNTFMTWMENVHDWVISRQLWWGHRIPAWYHKETGEMYVGMEAPSDSENWEQDPDVLDTWFSSALWPFSTMGWPDEESEEYKRYFPTSTLVTGYDIIFFWVSRMIFQSLEFTDERPFKNVLIHGLIRDEQGRKMSKSLGNGIDPMDVIEKYGADALRWFLSTGSAPGQDVRFSYEKMDAAWNFINKIWNASRFVIMNVEGFTPADIDFSGEKTVADRWILTRLNETIEKVTSLFDQFEFGEAGRQLYNFMWDDFCDWYIEMSKEILYGEDEEAKQTTKSILVYVLDQTLRLLHPIMPFVTEEIWAKIPHTGESLVVAEYPVVHPENNDETAAKGMEVLKELIRSVRNIRAEVNTPLSKPITLLIKTSDAKVDEFLIENTSYIERFCNPEELVISSDITAPDLAMSAVLTGAEIYLPLAGLINIEEEIKRLEKELAKWNGEVKRVQGKLANERFVANAPESVVAEEREKEKDYLEKQAAVQDRIESLRTIS, encoded by the coding sequence ATGACTGAAAATTTACCAACAAAATTCAATCCTCAAGAGGTTGAAGCGGGCCGTTATCAAAAATGGCTAGATCAAGACTTGTTCAAGCCATCAGAAGATAAGCAGGCGAAACCGTATTCGATCGTTATTCCGCCACCCAATGTAACTGGAAAATTACACTTGGGCCACGCTTGGGATACAACACTACAAGATATGATCATCCGACAAAAACGGATGCAAGGCTTTGACACCTTGTGGCTTCCTGGAATGGACCATGCAGGGATCGCTACTCAAGCAAAAGTAGAAGAAAAATTAAGAGAGCAAGGCATCTCTCGTTATGATCTTGGTCGTGAAAAATTCGTTGATCAAGTTTGGGAATGGAAAGAGGAATACGCAGGGCACATTCGGGAGCAATGGGCGAAATTAGGCTTGTCCCTTGATTATGGTCGCGAACGCTTTACTTTAGATGACGGCTTGTCTGATGCTGTTCGAAAAGTCTTTGTTTCTTTATATGAAAAAGACTTGATCTACCGTGGCGAATACATCATCAATTGGGACCCGCAGGCAAAAACAGCCTTGTCGGATATTGAAGTGATCCACAAGGACGTGGAAGGAGCCTTTTACCATGTTTCTTATCCGTTAGCAGATGGCAGCGGCGTATTAGAAATCGCAACGACTCGTCCTGAAACGATGCTAGGTGATACAGCGATCGCGGTTCATCCAGAAGATGAGCGCTACCAAGCATTGATTGGTAAAAAAGCGATTTTACCACTATTAAACAAGGAAATTCCAATTATCGCCGACAGTTATGTGGATCGGGAATTTGGAACGGGAGCTGTGAAAATCACACCGGCCCATGACCCAAATGACTTTGAGGTTGGTAATCGTCATGACTTGCCACGGGTAAATGTTATGAATCCAGATGGCAGCATGAATGAGCTTGCCGGTAAATATGCAGGCATGGATCGTTTTGAAGCGCGTAAAATGATCGTGGCTGATCTAAAAGAAATCGGTCGTTTGATTAAGGTTGAAAAAATGGTTCACAGTGTCGGTCATTCTGAGCGTACAGGCGTTGTTGTTGAACCACGTCTATCTACACAATGGTTTGTAAAGATGGGGCCGTTGTCTGATCAGGCAGTCAAAAATCAAAGCACGGAGAATGCGGTGGAATTCTTCCCGCCGCGCTTCAACAATACCTTCATGACTTGGATGGAAAACGTTCATGATTGGGTAATCTCTCGTCAATTATGGTGGGGACATCGGATTCCAGCTTGGTATCATAAAGAAACGGGTGAAATGTACGTTGGGATGGAAGCTCCTTCCGACAGCGAAAATTGGGAACAAGATCCAGATGTACTGGACACTTGGTTCAGTTCTGCCTTGTGGCCGTTTTCTACGATGGGCTGGCCGGATGAGGAGAGCGAAGAGTATAAACGCTACTTCCCAACGAGCACATTAGTGACAGGCTACGACATTATTTTCTTCTGGGTGAGTCGAATGATTTTCCAAAGCTTGGAATTCACGGACGAACGCCCATTCAAAAATGTGTTGATTCACGGATTGATTCGTGACGAACAAGGACGCAAAATGAGCAAGTCCCTAGGCAACGGGATTGATCCTATGGATGTCATTGAAAAATATGGTGCCGATGCTTTACGCTGGTTCCTATCTACTGGCTCAGCGCCGGGTCAAGATGTACGTTTCAGCTATGAAAAGATGGACGCTGCATGGAACTTCATCAACAAGATCTGGAATGCGTCTCGTTTTGTGATTATGAATGTTGAAGGCTTCACACCGGCAGACATTGATTTCTCTGGTGAAAAAACCGTTGCGGACCGTTGGATCTTGACGCGTTTAAATGAGACCATCGAAAAAGTAACGAGCTTATTTGACCAATTTGAATTCGGTGAAGCGGGTCGTCAATTGTACAACTTCATGTGGGATGACTTCTGTGACTGGTATATCGAGATGAGTAAAGAAATTCTTTACGGGGAAGATGAAGAAGCCAAACAAACAACCAAGAGTATCTTAGTATATGTTTTGGATCAAACATTGCGTCTGTTACACCCAATCATGCCGTTCGTGACAGAAGAAATTTGGGCGAAAATCCCTCATACTGGGGAGTCCTTAGTTGTTGCGGAGTATCCAGTGGTTCACCCTGAAAACAATGACGAAACTGCAGCAAAAGGAATGGAAGTTCTGAAAGAATTGATTCGCTCTGTTCGGAATATTCGTGCTGAAGTAAATACACCACTTTCTAAGCCGATCACTTTGCTGATCAAAACCAGTGATGCAAAAGTGGATGAATTCTTGATTGAAAATACGAGCTATATCGAACGTTTCTGTAATCCAGAGGAATTGGTGATCTCAAGCGACATTACCGCACCGGATTTAGCGATGTCCGCAGTCTTGACGGGCGCTGAGATTTATCTTCCATTAGCTGGATTGATCAATATTGAAGAAGAAATCAAACGCTTAGAAAAAGAATTAGCCAAATGGAACGGCGAAGTGAAACGCGTGCAAGGAAAATTAGCCAATGAACGCTTTGTGGCAAATGCTCCTGAAAGTGTCGTTGCAGAGGAACGTGAAAAAGAAAAAGATTATTTGGAAAAACAAGCAGCGGTTCAAGATCGGATCGAAAGCTTACGAACGATTTCTTAA
- the thiI gene encoding tRNA uracil 4-sulfurtransferase ThiI gives MQYTEIMVRYGELSTKGKNRRSFIMRLAQNVRGALAEFPNLKIHADRDRMHILLNGEDSHLVLPRLEKVFGIQTFSPSIQVDKNLDALKQMTQQIMQEIYTGKETFKITAKRSDHNFELDSHEIQQYLGDAVMDVCPEIRAQMKHPDINLRVEIRRDSAYLSYETIKGAGGLPVGTSGRGMLMLSGGIDSPVAGYLAMKRGVEIEAVHFASPPYTSEQALQKAKDLTEKLTPYVGCIQFIEVPFTEIQEEIKQHSPQGYWMTLTRRMMLRVTDAIREMRHGLVIVNGESLGQVASQTLHSMVAINEVTATPIIRPVVTMDKTEIIELAEKIDTFQIAIQPFEDCCTIFAPPQPKTRPKLDKVLELEERFDIEGLMARCLAGIKIEEITPEKTEKAKEFADFL, from the coding sequence GTGCAATATACTGAGATTATGGTGCGCTACGGCGAGTTATCAACGAAAGGTAAAAATCGCCGCAGCTTTATTATGCGCTTAGCGCAAAATGTTCGGGGGGCATTGGCAGAGTTTCCTAACTTAAAGATTCATGCTGACAGAGACCGGATGCATATCTTGCTAAATGGGGAAGATAGCCATTTGGTGTTACCAAGATTAGAAAAAGTTTTCGGGATTCAAACTTTTTCACCAAGCATTCAAGTAGACAAAAACCTGGATGCTTTGAAGCAAATGACACAACAAATCATGCAAGAAATTTATACCGGAAAAGAAACATTTAAAATTACGGCAAAACGCAGCGACCACAATTTTGAGTTGGACAGTCACGAGATCCAACAATACCTAGGGGATGCAGTCATGGACGTCTGTCCAGAGATTCGCGCACAGATGAAGCATCCTGATATCAATTTACGTGTTGAAATACGTCGTGACAGTGCCTATCTTTCCTACGAAACGATCAAAGGTGCGGGTGGCTTGCCCGTTGGAACGAGCGGCCGAGGAATGTTGATGCTGTCTGGCGGGATCGATTCTCCTGTTGCTGGGTATTTAGCTATGAAGCGCGGCGTCGAAATTGAGGCGGTTCATTTTGCGAGCCCGCCATATACCAGCGAACAAGCGTTGCAAAAAGCGAAGGATCTTACAGAAAAATTGACACCTTACGTTGGTTGTATTCAGTTTATTGAAGTGCCCTTCACAGAGATTCAAGAAGAAATCAAACAGCATAGTCCGCAAGGCTATTGGATGACTCTGACACGCCGGATGATGCTGCGCGTAACAGACGCCATTCGTGAGATGCGTCATGGGTTAGTGATTGTTAACGGGGAGTCTTTGGGACAAGTAGCCTCACAAACGTTGCATAGTATGGTAGCGATCAACGAGGTGACGGCTACACCAATCATCCGTCCGGTTGTTACGATGGATAAAACGGAGATCATCGAGCTAGCAGAAAAGATCGATACCTTCCAAATTGCCATCCAGCCTTTTGAGGATTGCTGTACGATTTTCGCGCCGCCGCAACCAAAGACGCGTCCAAAATTGGATAAGGTTTTGGAATTGGAAGAGCGGTTTGATATTGAAGGGTTGATGGCGCGTTGCTTGGCTGGAATAAAGATCGAAGAAATCACGCCTGAAAAAACAGAAAAAGCAAAAGAATTCGCAGACTTTTTATAG